From the genome of Ornithobacterium rhinotracheale, one region includes:
- a CDS encoding NADH:ubiquinone reductase (Na(+)-transporting) subunit B — protein MALKQNLHKLKQKYAGTSMGTVFGAFHTFLYTPDEVSAAKGSQIHDAADLKRVMNTVIIALIPCLLFAIWNAGYQHFLHDAEWAKTNGVAPSFLDSFSNGMAWDYIWIGFKKILPLLIVSYVVGLGIEFLFAAIKKHEVEEGYLVTGILVPLIVPIDIPLWMLAVAVAFGVIIGKEVFGGTGMNILNPALTIRAFLFFAYPTWMSGDKVWVAGAVDRMNEISNGAKVDAISGETILGHLAQNAEAGYSVSDMFFGFIPGSVGETSTFLILLGALYLIYSGIGSWKIILSTFLGGAVMGLIFNGVVDAGWISANSQFYGLMSFPWWQQLIIGGFAFGAVFMATDPVTAAQTEKGKYIYGFLIGFLAIMIRCFNPAYPEGVMLAILLMNVFAPTIDYYVIQGNISKRKKRLKLKTA, from the coding sequence ATGGCTTTAAAACAAAATTTACATAAATTAAAACAAAAGTACGCCGGAACCAGTATGGGGACAGTATTTGGAGCGTTTCACACCTTCCTATATACCCCAGATGAAGTTTCCGCGGCCAAAGGCTCGCAAATTCACGATGCGGCAGACCTTAAAAGGGTGATGAATACCGTAATTATCGCCTTGATACCGTGTTTATTATTCGCTATTTGGAATGCTGGCTATCAGCACTTTTTGCACGATGCTGAATGGGCTAAAACCAATGGCGTAGCACCAAGCTTTTTAGATTCGTTTAGTAATGGTATGGCTTGGGATTACATTTGGATAGGCTTTAAGAAAATCCTCCCCTTATTAATCGTATCTTATGTGGTAGGTTTAGGAATTGAATTCCTCTTTGCAGCCATTAAGAAACACGAAGTGGAAGAGGGCTACCTTGTAACAGGGATTTTGGTACCGCTCATAGTACCGATTGATATTCCATTATGGATGCTTGCCGTAGCGGTGGCATTCGGTGTTATCATTGGTAAAGAGGTATTTGGTGGTACGGGTATGAATATTCTAAACCCAGCACTCACCATCAGAGCATTTTTATTCTTCGCCTATCCTACTTGGATGAGTGGGGACAAAGTGTGGGTGGCAGGCGCTGTGGACCGTATGAATGAAATCTCAAATGGAGCAAAAGTAGATGCCATCTCAGGAGAAACTATTTTAGGGCATTTAGCGCAAAACGCCGAAGCAGGGTATAGCGTATCCGATATGTTTTTTGGCTTTATCCCAGGTTCTGTGGGCGAAACATCTACATTCCTAATCCTTTTAGGTGCCTTATACCTTATTTATTCAGGTATCGGAAGCTGGAAAATAATTCTTTCCACGTTCTTAGGCGGCGCTGTTATGGGATTGATATTTAATGGTGTAGTAGATGCTGGCTGGATTTCTGCAAATAGCCAATTCTATGGTTTAATGAGTTTCCCGTGGTGGCAACAGCTAATCATCGGAGGTTTTGCTTTTGGAGCAGTCTTTATGGCGACAGATCCAGTAACTGCGGCACAAACCGAGAAGGGAAAATACATTTATGGTTTCCTCATAGGCTTTTTAGCCATTATGATTAGATGCTTTAACCCCGCATATCCAGAGGGGGTGATGCTAGCCATCTTACTTATGAATGTGTTTGCTCCCACCATTGATTACTATGTAATCCAAGGAAACATTAGCAAAAGAAAAAAACGACTAAAACTTAAAACTGCATAA
- a CDS encoding DUF5103 domain-containing protein, with protein sequence MKILRNSFVIACLLIQSSILFAQFKSIQLFNPQTNDHTPVINMGENLIFSFDELNKNYQNYDYKIVRYNRNWEPSAAFVSEFLEGSQRNRFRNYKSSFNTRVNYMHYEVKFPNTDFSFKLSGNYGIQLLKSGSNEVLAEKRFYVVQPLADVGVSVDRINNSKAKNQRVAVVVNSPSLDFFKSNDYDLFIMQNNNPKASKTLGNPTFTQSHQLIYKSFDTNFAGGAEFEYFDTKNIDIAGMTTQNILRDRVYNVFLYRVSYPEHRVYEDQPDLDGDYYIRNMTTTPQNSAFEADYAEIHFFLEDFEPKGQENVCVVGAFNDFSCTDDSILHFNSEFDVWETKILLKQGYYNYSFATRNEDQQMDYASVTGSFWETENKYSALLYIKPWGQRYDLLVGYGEGYSKPPYK encoded by the coding sequence ATGAAAATTCTTAGAAATTCATTTGTAATTGCTTGTTTATTAATACAATCTAGCATTTTATTTGCCCAGTTTAAAAGCATTCAGTTATTTAATCCTCAAACGAATGACCACACCCCTGTGATAAATATGGGCGAAAATTTAATCTTCTCTTTTGATGAATTGAATAAAAATTATCAAAATTACGATTACAAAATCGTACGCTACAACCGAAATTGGGAGCCAAGCGCTGCCTTTGTTTCTGAATTTTTGGAGGGGTCGCAACGCAATCGTTTCAGAAACTACAAAAGCTCCTTCAACACGCGAGTGAATTATATGCACTACGAAGTCAAATTCCCAAATACCGATTTCAGTTTTAAACTATCTGGAAATTACGGCATTCAGCTGCTGAAATCTGGTAGCAATGAGGTATTGGCAGAAAAGCGTTTTTATGTAGTGCAACCGCTTGCAGATGTGGGCGTTTCGGTAGATCGAATCAACAATAGCAAAGCTAAAAACCAGCGTGTGGCAGTGGTGGTAAATAGTCCTTCACTAGACTTTTTTAAGTCTAATGATTACGACTTATTTATCATGCAAAACAACAACCCCAAAGCTAGCAAAACATTGGGCAATCCCACTTTTACACAATCGCACCAATTAATCTATAAATCCTTTGACACTAATTTTGCAGGAGGGGCAGAATTTGAGTATTTTGACACTAAAAATATTGACATTGCAGGTATGACGACGCAAAATATTTTAAGAGATCGTGTGTATAATGTATTTTTGTACCGAGTTTCTTATCCAGAGCATCGGGTTTACGAAGATCAGCCAGATCTAGATGGCGATTATTACATTAGAAACATGACGACAACGCCACAAAATTCAGCTTTTGAGGCAGATTATGCCGAAATCCATTTTTTTCTCGAAGATTTTGAGCCCAAAGGGCAAGAAAATGTGTGCGTGGTAGGTGCCTTTAACGATTTTTCTTGCACAGATGATTCGATATTGCACTTTAACTCTGAATTTGATGTTTGGGAAACCAAGATTTTGCTTAAACAGGGCTATTACAATTATAGTTTTGCTACCCGAAACGAAGACCAACAAATGGACTACGCTAGCGTTACAGGTTCTTTTTGGGAAACTGAAAATAAATACAGTGCCCTGCTCTACATCAAACCTTGGGGGCAACGCTACGACTTGCTTGTGGGCTATGGCGAGGGATATTCCAAGCCTCCTTACAAATAG
- a CDS encoding bifunctional 2-polyprenyl-6-hydroxyphenol methylase/3-demethylubiquinol 3-O-methyltransferase UbiG, protein MQHLLGIAIKDYFENNLKTKVFTQTNLSSAEEFPVDYFFREIEEMPALEQVALELAYGKVLDVGCGAGAHAIYLQNVPSVECVEAIDVSPEAISVCQARGISQARVRDVMLCQGKYDTILLLMNGTGICGKLSNLLPFLKHLKMLLAPEGQILMDSSDLIYLFENEEGEFLVPQAEKYYGEVEFTINYNGETEELDWLYLSYDKLQHAAKKAKLQCEKIADGSHFDYLARLY, encoded by the coding sequence ATGCAGCATTTATTAGGCATAGCCATAAAAGATTATTTTGAAAATAATTTAAAAACCAAGGTATTTACTCAGACTAATCTGAGTAGTGCAGAGGAGTTTCCAGTAGATTACTTCTTTAGAGAAATCGAAGAAATGCCTGCACTGGAACAAGTTGCGCTGGAGTTGGCTTATGGCAAAGTACTAGATGTGGGGTGTGGAGCAGGGGCACATGCTATATATTTGCAAAATGTGCCGAGTGTGGAGTGTGTAGAGGCAATAGATGTTTCGCCCGAAGCCATTTCGGTGTGCCAAGCGCGCGGAATTTCACAAGCTCGAGTGCGAGATGTGATGTTGTGCCAAGGGAAATACGACACGATTTTGTTGCTGATGAACGGCACGGGAATTTGTGGGAAATTATCGAATTTGCTGCCTTTTTTAAAACATTTAAAAATGCTTTTAGCTCCAGAGGGGCAAATCTTGATGGATTCTTCAGACTTAATTTATCTGTTTGAAAACGAGGAGGGGGAATTTTTAGTTCCGCAAGCCGAAAAGTATTATGGTGAAGTGGAATTCACTATAAACTATAACGGAGAAACCGAGGAATTAGACTGGTTATATCTGTCTTATGATAAGTTGCAACACGCTGCAAAAAAAGCCAAACTACAATGCGAAAAAATTGCAGATGGTTCTCATTTTGATTATTTAGCTCGGTTGTATTAA
- the nqrF gene encoding NADH:ubiquinone reductase (Na(+)-transporting) subunit F, which produces MITTILAAVVAFLVLILILVSILLFTKEKLAPSGPVKITINNDETIEVPSGGSLLTTLGNAGIFLPSACGGGGSCLQCECHVDQGGGEPLPTETPHFTRKELQDGVRLACQVKVKQDMKIRVPEEVFGIKKFNAKVVRNYNVASFIKEFVVEIPEDMNYKAGGYIQIEVPKCVVKYEDIDITAHPQDHPGEPMKFKEEWDKFKLWPLVMKNDEQVERAYSMASYPAEGREIMLNVRIATPPFDRAKGTWMDVNPGVASSYIFSLKPGDPCVISGPYGEFFINEDSDSEMIYIGGGAGMAPMRSHLYQLFHTLKTNRKVSYWYGGRSKRELFYIHYFRALEKQFPNFKFYLVLSEPLPEDNWKVKKDINDTEGDGFVGFVHQALIDNYLKDHEAPEDIEYYFCGPPMMNKAVVNMCEEFGVPRENVRFDDFGG; this is translated from the coding sequence ATGATTACAACAATATTGGCAGCCGTTGTCGCTTTTTTAGTATTGATACTAATACTCGTAAGCATTCTATTATTTACGAAAGAAAAACTAGCGCCATCTGGTCCCGTAAAAATTACGATTAATAACGATGAAACGATAGAAGTCCCATCAGGAGGCTCATTATTAACCACGCTTGGCAATGCCGGAATCTTCCTTCCATCAGCTTGCGGAGGCGGAGGCTCATGCCTACAATGTGAGTGCCATGTAGACCAAGGTGGTGGAGAACCCCTACCTACTGAAACCCCACATTTCACCCGAAAAGAATTACAAGATGGGGTGCGCCTTGCTTGTCAAGTAAAAGTGAAGCAAGATATGAAAATTCGTGTGCCAGAGGAAGTTTTTGGTATCAAGAAATTCAATGCTAAAGTGGTGCGTAACTACAATGTGGCTTCATTTATCAAAGAGTTTGTTGTTGAGATTCCAGAGGATATGAACTACAAAGCAGGAGGATATATCCAAATCGAAGTACCTAAATGCGTAGTAAAATATGAGGATATCGACATCACAGCTCACCCACAAGATCACCCAGGAGAGCCAATGAAATTTAAAGAAGAGTGGGACAAATTTAAACTTTGGCCACTTGTAATGAAAAACGATGAGCAAGTAGAAAGAGCTTACTCAATGGCTTCTTACCCTGCAGAAGGAAGAGAAATTATGCTCAATGTGCGTATCGCCACCCCACCATTTGATAGAGCAAAAGGCACTTGGATGGATGTAAACCCAGGTGTAGCATCATCATACATCTTCTCGCTAAAACCAGGAGACCCGTGCGTAATCTCTGGCCCTTATGGCGAATTCTTCATCAACGAAGATTCTGATTCAGAGATGATTTACATTGGAGGAGGAGCAGGTATGGCACCTATGCGTTCGCACTTGTACCAATTATTCCACACCCTTAAAACCAATCGCAAAGTATCCTACTGGTACGGTGGGCGCTCAAAAAGAGAGCTATTCTATATTCACTACTTCCGTGCATTAGAAAAACAGTTCCCTAACTTTAAATTCTACCTCGTGCTTTCTGAGCCACTACCAGAAGACAACTGGAAGGTGAAAAAAGACATCAATGATACCGAAGGCGATGGCTTTGTAGGATTTGTACACCAAGCATTGATTGACAATTACCTCAAAGACCACGAAGCACCAGAAGACATCGAATATTACTTCTGCGGGCCACCAATGATGAACAAAGCCGTGGTAAATATGTGCGAAGAATTCGGCGTGCCGAGAGAAAATGTCCGTTTCGACGATTTCGGTGGCTAA
- the nqrE gene encoding NADH:ubiquinone reductase (Na(+)-transporting) subunit E, with the protein MLEHIELFFKSIFVDNMVFATFLGMCSYLAVSKKVSTAVGLGAAVIFVMAITVPVNWLLDQYILQDGALQWLGPEFADVNLSFLSFILFIATIATMVQLVEIIVEKFAPALYNSLGIFLPLIAVNCAILGGSLFMQSREIPTIGLALNYGISSGIGWFLAIVAIAAIREKIRYSHVPAPLRGLGITFITTGLMAIGFMSFGGMLTGNEEKEATAEASQAVEQVISQDEQAQTNAPVDNTNTNRE; encoded by the coding sequence ATGTTAGAACATATAGAATTATTTTTTAAATCAATCTTCGTGGACAATATGGTGTTCGCGACTTTCTTAGGAATGTGCTCATACCTTGCCGTTTCTAAAAAAGTATCCACCGCCGTAGGTTTAGGAGCTGCCGTAATCTTCGTAATGGCGATTACCGTTCCTGTAAACTGGCTACTGGACCAATACATCTTGCAAGATGGCGCTTTGCAGTGGCTAGGCCCAGAATTTGCGGATGTGAATTTAAGTTTCCTATCCTTTATCCTATTCATTGCCACCATTGCCACAATGGTACAATTAGTAGAGATTATTGTAGAGAAGTTTGCCCCAGCGCTATACAATTCACTAGGAATTTTCTTGCCCCTTATAGCTGTAAACTGTGCGATTTTAGGAGGTTCCCTATTTATGCAATCAAGAGAAATTCCCACAATTGGTTTAGCCTTAAACTATGGAATAAGCTCTGGAATTGGCTGGTTCTTAGCCATCGTAGCCATCGCTGCCATTAGAGAGAAAATCAGATACTCACACGTGCCAGCACCATTAAGAGGCTTAGGCATCACATTCATCACCACAGGGCTTATGGCCATTGGCTTTATGAGCTTTGGTGGTATGCTCACTGGTAACGAGGAGAAAGAAGCCACCGCAGAAGCTAGCCAAGCTGTAGAACAAGTGATTTCGCAAGATGAGCAAGCACAGACTAATGCCCCCGTAGATAATACTAACACTAATAGAGAATAA
- a CDS encoding 2-oxoacid:ferredoxin oxidoreductase subunit beta, protein MTTALTPKDFVSDQEVKWCPGCGDYSILKQMQSVLPNLGIPRENIVFISGIGCSSRFPYYMNTYGMHSIHGRATAVATGTKIANPELHIWVITGDGDSLSIGGNHLIHALRRNVDYNILMFNNEIYGLTKGQYSPTSKQGLKTKSSPMGSIDYPFNPAAIALGAEGSFVARTMDRDPLHLRQMMERAATHKGTTFLEVYQNCPIFNDGIFEEFTDKKQRSETALYVEDGKPLVFGKENEKGIILDGITPRVVNFKEEGLSENDLMVHDEEDLIKAEILARFDFIGGENLPRVFGIFYAKERPTYEDLLLDQIHRAEEHSQETLNQLLSGDNFWEIK, encoded by the coding sequence ATGACAACAGCTTTAACCCCAAAAGATTTTGTATCAGACCAAGAGGTTAAATGGTGCCCAGGTTGTGGCGACTATTCAATCTTAAAACAAATGCAATCCGTATTACCAAATTTAGGAATCCCTAGAGAAAACATCGTCTTTATATCTGGTATCGGGTGCTCATCTCGCTTTCCCTATTATATGAACACCTATGGCATGCACAGCATCCATGGGCGTGCTACAGCTGTTGCCACGGGAACTAAAATTGCAAACCCTGAGCTACACATTTGGGTGATTACGGGTGATGGTGATAGCCTCTCCATTGGGGGGAATCATTTGATTCACGCACTAAGGCGCAATGTAGACTACAATATTTTAATGTTTAATAATGAAATTTACGGCCTCACCAAAGGGCAATATTCCCCTACTTCCAAACAAGGGCTAAAAACTAAATCTTCGCCCATGGGCTCTATTGATTACCCATTCAACCCTGCTGCCATAGCCTTGGGCGCAGAGGGCTCTTTTGTAGCACGAACAATGGACAGAGACCCGCTACACCTACGCCAAATGATGGAGCGTGCCGCTACACACAAAGGCACAACTTTCTTGGAAGTATACCAAAACTGCCCTATTTTTAACGACGGTATTTTTGAAGAGTTTACCGATAAAAAACAAAGATCAGAAACAGCACTTTATGTGGAAGACGGCAAGCCACTCGTCTTCGGGAAAGAAAACGAAAAAGGCATTATTCTCGATGGCATTACGCCAAGGGTGGTCAATTTTAAAGAAGAAGGTTTAAGCGAAAATGATTTGATGGTGCATGATGAGGAAGATTTAATCAAGGCTGAAATTTTGGCTAGATTTGATTTCATCGGCGGAGAAAATCTTCCGCGCGTTTTTGGTATTTTCTATGCCAAAGAACGCCCTACTTACGAGGATTTACTTTTAGACCAAATCCACCGAGCCGAGGAACATTCGCAAGAAACCTTAAATCAATTACTTTCTGGAGATAATTTCTGGGAAATCAAATAA
- a CDS encoding NADH:ubiquinone reductase (Na(+)-transporting) subunit D translates to MALSKKNKELIINPLNDNNPITVQVLGICSALAITAQLKAAIVMALSVMFVLAMGNVVISLMRNIIPSKIRIIVQLIVVAALVIIVDQVLKAFSYELSKQLSVFVGLIITNCIIMGRFEAFALGNGPWDSFLDGIGNAAGYGLILVIVGAIRELLGSGTLLGIQILGDPIQKTGLYNIGYENNGFMLLSPMALITLGIIIWVQRSRNKKLIEDAH, encoded by the coding sequence ATGGCACTTTCAAAGAAGAATAAAGAATTAATCATCAATCCATTAAATGACAATAACCCAATCACCGTTCAGGTATTAGGGATTTGTTCTGCGCTAGCCATTACAGCACAATTAAAGGCCGCCATCGTGATGGCACTCTCTGTAATGTTTGTGCTTGCTATGGGGAATGTCGTAATCTCTCTGATGCGAAACATAATTCCAAGTAAAATTAGAATTATCGTACAATTGATCGTAGTTGCGGCGTTGGTAATTATCGTAGACCAAGTGCTAAAAGCATTCTCTTATGAATTAAGTAAGCAGCTTTCAGTATTCGTAGGTTTGATTATTACAAACTGTATCATCATGGGACGCTTTGAGGCGTTTGCTTTAGGAAACGGCCCTTGGGATTCATTCTTAGATGGTATTGGGAATGCAGCAGGTTATGGTTTAATTTTGGTGATTGTAGGGGCAATCAGAGAGCTTTTAGGCTCAGGGACTTTATTGGGAATTCAAATCTTAGGAGACCCAATCCAAAAGACAGGGCTTTACAACATAGGCTATGAAAATAATGGATTTATGCTCCTTTCGCCTATGGCACTCATCACCCTAGGAATCATCATTTGGGTTCAAAGAAGTAGAAACAAAAAATTAATTGAGGATGCACATTAA
- a CDS encoding Na(+)-translocating NADH-quinone reductase subunit A, producing MSKDIRISKGLDIKLVGEADKIVSEAAESKEYAIVPDDFHGVIPRLIKREGDSVKAGEGVFHSKTNEKILFPSPVSGTVKEVRRGAKRKILAIVIAPDGANTSLEFAPLDLSKATAEEVKQRLLEGGCWPFVKQRPYDVIANPEDTPKAIFISGYNSAPLAPDADFLVEGKERELQAAIDALGKLTSGKVHLTIGKDSGASVFAKLKGVELHKAYGPHPVGNVSTQIAKVDPINKGERIWVVKPEDLVVIGEFLLTGKLNLTKLIAVNGGQVENPKYVRTKVGAQLEDVLAQVSIKGDNNRIIKGNPISGEKATAQDYVGAYTNQVVILEEGNDYDFFGWALPRANKFSVLRANMFSFLSPNKKYNLTTNTNGEQRAFVLTGEYEKVFPLDIYPMQLLKSCLYKDLDEMEALGIYEVAPEDFALTEFICVSKIPHQQIIREGLDVMNKEVG from the coding sequence ATGTCCAAAGACATACGCATTAGTAAAGGTTTAGATATTAAACTTGTGGGCGAAGCCGACAAGATTGTATCAGAAGCAGCCGAATCGAAGGAGTATGCCATTGTGCCAGATGATTTCCACGGGGTAATTCCGCGCTTAATCAAGCGCGAGGGAGACTCCGTAAAGGCAGGAGAGGGCGTTTTTCATTCAAAAACGAATGAGAAAATTCTATTCCCATCGCCTGTAAGTGGCACGGTGAAAGAAGTGAGAAGAGGCGCAAAGAGAAAAATTTTAGCCATTGTAATTGCACCCGATGGGGCAAATACAAGCTTGGAATTCGCTCCGCTAGATTTGAGCAAGGCTACCGCAGAGGAAGTGAAACAACGATTGCTAGAAGGTGGTTGCTGGCCATTCGTGAAGCAGCGCCCCTATGATGTAATTGCCAATCCGGAGGATACCCCTAAGGCGATTTTCATCTCGGGGTACAACTCAGCTCCCTTGGCGCCAGATGCCGATTTCTTGGTAGAAGGTAAGGAGCGTGAATTGCAAGCCGCCATCGATGCACTCGGAAAGCTGACCTCGGGGAAAGTTCATTTAACCATAGGGAAGGATAGTGGTGCCTCGGTTTTTGCCAAGTTAAAAGGCGTGGAGCTGCACAAGGCCTATGGGCCACACCCAGTGGGCAATGTTTCAACACAAATTGCCAAGGTAGACCCAATTAATAAAGGCGAAAGAATCTGGGTGGTGAAGCCTGAGGATTTGGTAGTGATAGGCGAATTTTTGCTTACAGGAAAATTAAACCTCACAAAGCTAATCGCTGTAAATGGCGGGCAGGTGGAAAACCCTAAATATGTGCGAACTAAGGTAGGCGCTCAGCTAGAAGATGTCTTAGCACAGGTGAGTATCAAGGGAGATAATAACAGAATCATCAAAGGAAACCCTATCTCTGGCGAGAAGGCTACTGCACAGGACTATGTGGGCGCTTACACCAATCAAGTAGTAATTTTAGAAGAAGGAAACGATTATGATTTCTTTGGCTGGGCATTGCCACGAGCCAATAAATTCAGCGTGCTTAGAGCCAATATGTTCTCCTTCCTATCGCCTAACAAAAAGTATAACTTAACTACGAACACCAATGGCGAGCAACGCGCATTTGTACTCACAGGAGAGTATGAAAAAGTGTTCCCGCTGGACATTTATCCTATGCAATTGCTCAAATCGTGCCTCTATAAGGATTTAGACGAAATGGAAGCATTAGGAATCTATGAAGTAGCACCGGAGGATTTTGCACTCACAGAATTTATCTGTGTCTCAAAAATTCCACATCAGCAAATCATAAGAGAAGGATTAGATGTAATGAATAAAGAAGTAGGCTAA
- a CDS encoding class I SAM-dependent RNA methyltransferase, whose product MENFKMQAKTFYGFEKILAKEIKELGGANVKIRNRLVEFEGDTGFMYKANYSLRTAVRILKPITRFKAKNENELYRAVKNFEWEKIFRGDQTFRIDFTVNSPNFKHSQFAALKVKDAIVDRFRDLTGTRPSVEKNTPHIVINLHITHTTVTLSLDSSGEPLFKRGYRQETGAAPMNEVMAAGLLKIAGWDGKGNFLDPMCGSATLLIEAAMIAMNIPPQLHRPHFSFENWQDFNPQLFQKIKQTRIEKIQEFHGKITGYDINMLMIKVAQRNIKAADLQEFITIKQVNFFQTKKEQFPLLIVFNPPYGERLEVKTEDFYRKIGDTLKNNYPNTFAWFITSDIEAAKDTGLWYTEKIKLYNGKIETEFIKYEIYDKPQENEEN is encoded by the coding sequence ATGGAAAACTTCAAAATGCAGGCAAAAACCTTCTATGGGTTTGAGAAAATTTTAGCCAAAGAAATCAAAGAATTAGGCGGAGCCAATGTGAAAATAAGAAACCGATTAGTGGAATTTGAAGGCGATACGGGCTTTATGTACAAGGCCAATTACAGCCTCCGCACCGCCGTGCGAATTCTAAAACCAATCACGCGCTTTAAGGCAAAGAACGAAAACGAGCTTTACCGTGCCGTCAAAAACTTTGAATGGGAAAAAATATTCCGTGGCGACCAAACTTTTAGAATTGATTTCACGGTAAACTCCCCCAATTTTAAGCATTCCCAATTCGCGGCGCTCAAAGTAAAAGATGCCATAGTCGATAGATTTAGAGATTTAACAGGCACACGCCCCAGCGTCGAAAAAAACACGCCCCACATTGTAATAAATCTACACATCACGCACACCACCGTAACCCTTTCGCTAGACAGCAGCGGCGAGCCACTCTTCAAGCGCGGATACCGCCAAGAAACAGGCGCTGCGCCGATGAATGAGGTAATGGCAGCTGGATTGCTCAAAATTGCTGGCTGGGACGGCAAAGGAAACTTCCTAGACCCTATGTGTGGCTCTGCAACCCTCCTCATTGAGGCCGCAATGATAGCTATGAACATTCCACCTCAATTGCACCGCCCTCACTTCTCTTTTGAAAACTGGCAGGACTTCAACCCGCAATTATTCCAAAAAATTAAGCAAACTAGAATTGAAAAAATACAAGAATTCCACGGAAAAATTACGGGGTACGACATTAATATGCTTATGATTAAAGTTGCACAGCGAAACATCAAAGCCGCAGATTTGCAAGAATTCATCACAATCAAGCAGGTAAACTTCTTTCAGACTAAAAAAGAGCAATTCCCGCTCTTAATCGTCTTCAACCCCCCATATGGCGAAAGATTGGAAGTAAAAACCGAAGATTTTTACCGAAAAATAGGCGATACCCTCAAAAACAATTACCCCAATACCTTCGCTTGGTTTATCACCTCAGACATTGAGGCAGCCAAAGATACAGGGCTATGGTACACCGAAAAAATTAAATTATACAACGGAAAAATAGAAACCGAGTTCATAAAATACGAAATCTACGACAAGCCACAAGAAAATGAAGAAAATTAA
- a CDS encoding Na(+)-translocating NADH-quinone reductase subunit C has protein sequence MAKRTDSNAYTIIFAIVMVVVVGALLAFVASSLKDRIKANQTLEKEQNILYAMGENNDEEPYSGKGSVNFIPTDKVEEEFKKYIVKQYVIENGQFVEDEGAYLIDLKKELAKKNKEEVRLPLFIGEKDGQKFYILPMRGKGLWDAIWGYIALKQDLTIQGVYFDHAGETPGLGANIKERFFMDDFHGEHIYNDNHELKGITIQKGNMDPLNDRKEDHKVDAIAGATITGNGVTAMLYSTLEMYSPYLLELAKQN, from the coding sequence ATGGCAAAGAGAACAGACAGCAATGCTTATACCATAATATTTGCCATCGTAATGGTGGTTGTAGTGGGGGCTCTTTTAGCCTTTGTTGCGTCCTCTTTAAAGGATAGAATTAAGGCTAACCAAACTTTGGAAAAAGAGCAAAATATCCTTTACGCAATGGGCGAAAATAATGATGAAGAGCCATACAGTGGAAAAGGTTCCGTTAATTTTATCCCGACTGATAAAGTAGAGGAGGAGTTTAAGAAATACATTGTAAAGCAATATGTAATTGAAAATGGACAATTCGTGGAAGATGAAGGCGCTTACCTTATCGACCTTAAAAAAGAATTAGCCAAGAAAAATAAAGAAGAAGTGAGATTACCCCTATTCATTGGCGAAAAAGATGGGCAAAAATTCTACATTCTGCCTATGCGAGGCAAAGGCCTTTGGGACGCAATATGGGGCTACATTGCACTGAAACAGGATTTAACCATTCAAGGTGTTTATTTTGACCACGCAGGTGAAACCCCTGGGCTTGGTGCCAATATCAAGGAAAGATTCTTTATGGATGATTTCCACGGAGAGCACATCTACAATGATAATCATGAGTTGAAAGGAATCACTATCCAAAAAGGTAATATGGACCCCCTCAATGATAGAAAAGAAGACCACAAAGTAGATGCAATCGCAGGAGCTACCATTACAGGAAACGGCGTTACCGCTATGCTGTACAGCACGCTAGAAATGTATTCACCGTATTTATTAGAACTAGCAAAACAAAATTAA